A stretch of the Chlamydia pecorum E58 genome encodes the following:
- a CDS encoding V-type ATP synthase subunit B has translation MRTIYTRITDIKGNLITVEAQGACLGELAQIERADGRSSYASVLRFDEKKVTLQAFGGTSGLSTGDRVVFLGRSMEVVFGESLLGRRLNGIGKPIDNEGECFGEPIEISTPTFNPVCRIVPRDLVRTNIPMIDVFNCLVKSQKIPIFSSSGENHNALLMRIAAQTDADIVVIGGMGLTFIDYNFFVEKAKELGFEDKCVMFIHKAIDAPVECVLVPDIALSCAEKFAVEQKKNVLVLLTDMTAFADALKEIAITMDQIPANRGYPGSLYSDLALRYEKAVDIASGGSITVITVTTMPGDDITHPVPDNTGFITEGQFYLKNNRIDPFGSLSRLKQLVIGKVTREDHGDLANALIRLYADSRKAAERMAMGFRLSNWDRKLLAFAELFESRLMSLEVNIPLEEALDIGWKILAQSFHSEEVGIKQQLINKYWPQTCLNR, from the coding sequence ATGCGAACAATATACACAAGAATCACTGATATTAAAGGAAACTTAATTACTGTAGAGGCTCAGGGAGCTTGTCTCGGAGAACTAGCTCAAATCGAGCGTGCCGATGGGAGGTCTTCATACGCTTCAGTTTTACGTTTTGATGAGAAAAAAGTCACCCTACAAGCTTTTGGAGGAACCTCGGGATTATCTACAGGGGACCGGGTTGTCTTCTTAGGACGCTCTATGGAGGTGGTTTTTGGAGAGTCTTTATTGGGGAGGAGACTGAATGGGATTGGAAAACCTATAGATAATGAGGGAGAATGTTTTGGAGAGCCTATAGAAATCTCGACTCCTACTTTTAACCCTGTATGTCGTATTGTCCCGAGGGATTTGGTAAGAACTAATATTCCAATGATTGATGTATTTAATTGTTTGGTGAAGTCTCAGAAAATTCCTATTTTTTCTTCTTCTGGTGAGAATCACAACGCCTTACTTATGAGAATTGCAGCTCAAACAGACGCAGATATTGTTGTGATTGGAGGGATGGGGCTGACATTTATTGATTACAACTTCTTTGTAGAGAAAGCTAAGGAGTTGGGTTTCGAAGATAAGTGTGTGATGTTTATCCATAAGGCTATAGATGCTCCTGTAGAGTGTGTGTTGGTACCAGATATAGCCCTATCATGTGCAGAAAAGTTTGCTGTAGAGCAAAAGAAAAATGTTTTAGTGCTACTGACAGATATGACAGCATTTGCAGATGCTTTGAAAGAGATCGCCATTACTATGGATCAAATCCCTGCAAATCGTGGGTATCCTGGATCATTGTACTCGGATCTTGCTTTGCGTTATGAGAAAGCTGTGGATATTGCTAGTGGAGGATCGATTACTGTAATTACGGTCACGACAATGCCAGGAGATGACATTACACATCCTGTTCCTGATAACACAGGATTTATTACGGAAGGGCAGTTTTACCTGAAAAATAACAGGATAGATCCGTTTGGGTCGTTATCGAGACTTAAACAATTGGTAATTGGGAAAGTTACCCGAGAGGATCATGGGGATTTAGCTAATGCGCTAATTCGGTTATATGCAGACTCCCGTAAGGCTGCAGAAAGAATGGCAATGGGCTTTAGGTTGTCTAATTGGGATAGAAAGCTTTTAGCTTTTGCAGAGCTTTTTGAAAGTCGCCTAATGAGTTTAGAGGTGAATATTCCTTTAGAAGAAGCTTTGGATATTGGATGGAAGATTTTAGCTCAGAGCTTCCATTCTGAAGAAGTGGGAATTAAGCAACAGCTTATTAATAAGTATTGGCCACAAACATGTCTGAACAGATAA
- a CDS encoding V-type ATP synthase subunit D, with the protein MSEQIKLTKNAYRLEKVKLARLQTYLPTLKLKKALLQAEVQNAARDALEKQNAYSQAKERLYAFAELFSLPLYVDCIFESFVVEHVDKEYENIAGVEIPVVKSISLSQTEYSLLDTPIWMDALIVSSQEFVTGKIMAEVAMQRQQILESELRAVSIRVNLFEKKLIPETIQALKKIAVFLSDRSITDIGQVKIAKKKIEQRKRGEPCA; encoded by the coding sequence ATGTCTGAACAGATAAAACTGACAAAGAATGCGTATCGCTTGGAGAAAGTCAAGCTTGCGCGTTTGCAAACCTACTTGCCTACATTGAAGCTTAAAAAAGCTTTGCTTCAAGCTGAAGTGCAAAATGCAGCTCGCGATGCGTTAGAAAAACAAAACGCATATTCCCAGGCTAAAGAAAGGCTCTATGCTTTTGCTGAACTGTTTAGCTTGCCTCTTTATGTCGATTGTATTTTTGAAAGCTTTGTCGTGGAGCACGTAGATAAGGAATATGAGAACATTGCAGGGGTCGAAATCCCTGTTGTGAAAAGCATATCCTTAAGTCAGACGGAGTATTCTTTATTAGATACTCCTATATGGATGGACGCTTTAATTGTGTCTTCCCAAGAGTTTGTCACAGGGAAGATTATGGCAGAAGTTGCGATGCAGCGGCAGCAAATACTTGAGTCAGAGTTGCGAGCAGTTTCTATTCGTGTGAATTTGTTTGAGAAGAAGCTAATTCCTGAAACAATCCAAGCTCTGAAGAAAATAGCAGTGTTTTTAAGTGACCGAAGTATAACAGATATCGGCCAGGTGAAAATTGCCAAGAAAAAAATCGAGCAGAGAAAACGAGGAGAGCCATGCGCGTAG
- a CDS encoding V-type ATP synthase subunit A, translating into MVAALKQTTQGYVIEAYGNLLRVRFDGHVRLGEVAYVNVENVWLKAEVIEIVGQEAKIQVFEDTQGVRRDAVVTFSGHLLEAELGPGLLQGIFDGLQNRLQELAEDSSFLQRGKYVDPLSDQVLWEYSPKAVVGDVLKRGDTLGIVKEGRFDHRIMVPFACFKEVTITWVISAGNYNVNTVVAKARDAQGEEYAFTMVQKWPIKQSLIEGERIAAHEIMDVGLRILDTQIPILKGGTFCTPGPFSAGKTVLQHHLSKYAAVDIVVLCACGERAGEVVEVLQEFPHLIDPHTKTSLMNRTCIICNTSSMPVAARESSVYLGITIAEYYRQMGLNVLLLADSTSRWAQALREISGRLEEIPGEEAFPAYLSSRIAAFYERSGVLRMRDGSEGSLTICGAVSPAGGNFEEPVTQSTLSVVGAFCGLSKARADARRYPSIDPMISWSKYLHKVASILEHKVKGWGVAVEKAGDFIREGTEIGKRMEVVGEEGISMEDMEIFLKAELYDFCYLQQNAFDPVDCYCPFDRQIELFSLMSRIFDAKFIFESMDNARSFFLELQSKIKSLNGMVFHSPEYMEGMEVILNLLKAKMVESV; encoded by the coding sequence ATGGTAGCTGCTTTAAAACAAACAACACAAGGGTATGTTATCGAAGCTTATGGCAATTTACTGCGTGTTCGTTTTGATGGCCACGTACGCCTAGGCGAAGTCGCTTATGTTAATGTTGAAAATGTTTGGCTTAAGGCGGAAGTTATTGAAATTGTTGGTCAAGAAGCAAAAATTCAGGTGTTTGAAGATACACAGGGAGTTCGCCGTGATGCTGTAGTGACTTTTTCTGGGCACCTATTAGAAGCAGAACTTGGGCCTGGATTGCTGCAGGGGATTTTCGATGGATTGCAAAATCGGCTGCAAGAGCTTGCTGAAGATAGCTCGTTTTTGCAGAGAGGGAAATATGTAGATCCTCTTTCAGATCAGGTGTTGTGGGAGTATAGCCCAAAAGCTGTTGTAGGAGACGTTTTAAAGCGAGGAGATACCTTAGGGATCGTAAAAGAAGGCCGCTTTGACCATAGAATTATGGTGCCTTTTGCTTGTTTTAAAGAGGTGACCATTACGTGGGTAATCTCTGCAGGGAACTACAATGTTAATACCGTAGTTGCTAAAGCTCGTGATGCCCAAGGGGAAGAGTATGCCTTTACTATGGTACAGAAATGGCCTATTAAGCAGTCGTTAATCGAAGGAGAAAGAATTGCTGCTCACGAGATTATGGACGTGGGCCTGCGTATTTTGGATACGCAGATCCCTATATTAAAGGGGGGGACATTTTGTACTCCAGGACCTTTTAGTGCAGGGAAAACAGTGTTGCAACATCACCTGTCGAAATATGCTGCAGTAGATATTGTGGTGCTGTGTGCTTGCGGAGAGCGTGCAGGGGAGGTTGTCGAGGTACTGCAAGAATTTCCCCATCTTATAGACCCCCATACGAAGACCTCGTTAATGAATAGGACGTGTATTATTTGTAATACATCCTCTATGCCTGTAGCGGCTCGAGAATCTTCTGTATACTTAGGGATCACGATCGCAGAATATTACCGCCAGATGGGGTTAAATGTCTTGCTCCTTGCAGACTCTACGTCAAGATGGGCTCAGGCTTTACGTGAAATTTCAGGACGATTGGAAGAAATTCCTGGGGAGGAAGCTTTCCCAGCATATTTGTCTTCACGCATCGCAGCATTTTATGAGCGTAGCGGAGTATTGCGTATGCGAGATGGTTCCGAAGGATCCTTAACTATCTGTGGGGCGGTTTCCCCTGCAGGAGGAAATTTTGAAGAGCCTGTAACACAATCTACACTCTCTGTTGTTGGGGCTTTTTGTGGGCTTTCCAAAGCTCGAGCAGATGCTCGCCGTTACCCTTCCATAGATCCGATGATTTCTTGGTCGAAATATCTACATAAGGTGGCATCTATTCTAGAGCATAAGGTGAAGGGATGGGGAGTTGCGGTAGAAAAGGCGGGAGATTTTATACGGGAAGGAACAGAAATCGGTAAGCGCATGGAGGTTGTCGGGGAAGAAGGAATCTCTATGGAAGATATGGAAATCTTCTTAAAAGCTGAGCTATACGATTTTTGTTATCTACAGCAAAACGCTTTTGATCCGGTAGATTGTTACTGTCCGTTTGATCGGCAAATTGAACTATTTTCATTAATGAGTCGTATTTTTGATGCGAAGTTTATTTTTGAAAGCATGGATAATGCAAGAAGCTTTTTCCTAGAGTTGCAAAGTAAAATTAAATCTTTAAATGGAATGGTATTTCATTCTCCAGAGTATATGGAAGGAATGGAAGTTATTCTGAACTTGCTGAAAGCTAAGATGGTAGAGTCGGTGTAA
- a CDS encoding DUF2764 family protein — MTQYYFLSSFLPSQQPEASPVFSIDILDDLFDLNLSSKDLHYYTVLKRFFDFENFAFFWADKPLPFSFGTVTQENVASLVRYQQWTEDCEFEEFFKDFLLAYRTPKERLKEFSSLVREFLTYYQNSSSQFLREYFTFKQQLRVVLAGFRAKVLHLDVSYLLRNEDSSDPVVLQVLMQKDAPNYELPQEFSDLKDLLADYGRLPHTLHRTLLLYEFHKLEEFYRNAYFDENLILAKAASYMFAIRNHLANAKKGREIINQIEKAITW, encoded by the coding sequence ATGACTCAATATTATTTTTTGTCTTCATTTCTACCTTCTCAGCAACCTGAAGCGTCTCCTGTATTTTCTATAGATATTTTGGATGATTTGTTTGATTTAAACTTATCTTCTAAGGATTTACATTACTATACAGTCCTGAAACGTTTTTTTGATTTCGAGAATTTTGCTTTTTTTTGGGCCGATAAGCCTCTTCCTTTTTCTTTTGGGACAGTAACTCAAGAAAATGTTGCTAGTTTAGTCCGTTATCAACAATGGACAGAGGATTGTGAGTTTGAAGAGTTTTTTAAGGATTTTCTTTTGGCATATAGAACACCAAAAGAAAGGCTTAAGGAGTTTTCTTCTCTTGTTCGAGAGTTTTTAACATATTATCAAAATAGTTCTTCTCAGTTCTTAAGGGAGTATTTTACCTTTAAACAACAGCTAAGGGTTGTTTTAGCAGGATTTAGAGCAAAAGTTTTACATTTAGACGTTTCGTATTTATTAAGAAATGAAGACAGTTCGGATCCTGTTGTGCTACAAGTTCTTATGCAAAAAGACGCCCCCAATTACGAGCTTCCTCAGGAGTTTTCAGATTTAAAAGATCTTTTGGCAGATTACGGGCGTTTACCTCATACTTTGCATCGCACGTTGTTGCTCTATGAATTTCATAAGTTAGAAGAATTCTATCGTAACGCGTACTTTGATGAAAATCTTATATTGGCAAAGGCTGCGTCTTATATGTTTGCAATTCGCAATCATTTGGCAAATGCTAAGAAGGGAAGAGAAATCATTAACCAGATAGAAAAGGCAATCACATGGTAG
- a CDS encoding V-type ATP synthase subunit I, with product MRVDVHKYLFIGRDKTSFFSACRDLGVVEFVSKKHVIATENTSHFIKCLKIFHQLEQERSSEALMIAKGEELSVDEVINQVLLLHREIQELSEKVKTLNKEVVRVKPLGSFSSEEVLELKKRSGLSLRFFYRKHIEGENLEVPISNMFYLSTAYNFDYYVVVGVVELPNNVYTEIDAAKSVNELQAEIVNVQREIRLKTERLRELYAYRHDVSMGLCACINEQNLHHAEECCEELFEGKAFAVVGWVVSDQVKVLTHICKEHQVFLERVAIDDQEVVPTYLENKGIGKMGEDLVNIYDTPASSDKDPSSWVFVSFVVFFSMIVNDAGYGLLFLLTSLFLVYKSRGKKRTSAALSRFLKTSSILGIGCMCWGAATTSFFGMTFSNQSLLRQYSLTHILALKKAEYYVTNRPQAYKELVNEYPLLKSIDNPEAFLLKEDFSGGESKAIVYNKFIDSILMELALIVGVVHLALGMLRYSRFRYSGLGWIIFMICAYLYVPTYLHAVSIIHYVFHVPYVLGATIGYYGVFVGIGVAVLLAIVQRSWRGIDEVVAVIQVFSDVLSYLRIYALGLAGAMMGATFNQIGSRFPMLIGSVIILCGHMVNIVLSIMGGVIHGLRLNFIEWYHYCFDGGGKLLRPLRKIVCNEDFDV from the coding sequence ATGCGCGTAGATGTTCACAAGTACCTCTTTATAGGTCGTGATAAAACTTCGTTTTTTTCTGCTTGTCGGGATCTTGGTGTCGTAGAATTTGTTTCGAAGAAGCATGTTATTGCAACGGAAAATACAAGTCACTTTATTAAATGCTTGAAGATTTTTCATCAGCTAGAACAGGAACGCTCTTCAGAAGCATTAATGATTGCGAAGGGAGAAGAGCTCTCCGTAGATGAAGTCATCAATCAAGTTTTATTATTACATCGTGAGATTCAAGAGCTTTCGGAAAAGGTAAAGACCTTAAATAAAGAAGTCGTTAGGGTAAAGCCCTTGGGGAGCTTTTCTTCTGAAGAGGTTTTAGAGCTTAAGAAGCGCTCAGGGCTTAGCCTAAGATTCTTTTACAGGAAACATATCGAAGGTGAGAATCTAGAGGTTCCTATATCAAATATGTTCTACCTCTCGACGGCATATAACTTTGATTATTATGTTGTCGTTGGAGTCGTAGAGCTCCCGAATAATGTCTATACGGAGATCGATGCTGCGAAATCTGTAAATGAACTTCAAGCTGAAATAGTCAATGTACAAAGGGAAATTCGACTAAAGACAGAAAGATTGAGAGAGCTCTATGCGTACCGGCATGACGTTAGCATGGGGCTTTGTGCATGCATAAATGAGCAAAACTTGCATCATGCTGAAGAGTGTTGTGAAGAGCTGTTTGAAGGCAAGGCATTTGCAGTAGTAGGTTGGGTTGTTTCGGATCAGGTTAAAGTACTTACACATATATGCAAGGAGCATCAAGTATTCTTAGAGAGAGTCGCTATAGATGATCAAGAAGTTGTTCCTACGTATCTTGAAAATAAAGGCATCGGTAAGATGGGGGAAGACCTAGTAAATATTTATGATACCCCAGCTTCTTCCGATAAGGACCCCTCTTCTTGGGTATTTGTCTCCTTTGTAGTGTTTTTTTCTATGATTGTGAACGATGCAGGATATGGTCTGCTTTTTCTTCTGACGTCTTTATTCCTTGTATATAAGAGTCGGGGGAAAAAACGAACTTCGGCAGCTTTGTCGCGTTTCTTAAAGACCTCTTCTATCTTAGGGATTGGCTGCATGTGTTGGGGAGCCGCAACGACCTCCTTTTTTGGTATGACATTTAGTAATCAAAGCCTTTTACGTCAGTACTCCCTAACACATATTTTAGCATTGAAAAAAGCTGAATATTACGTAACGAATCGTCCCCAGGCATATAAGGAACTTGTAAATGAATATCCTCTATTAAAATCTATAGATAATCCTGAGGCCTTTTTGCTTAAAGAAGACTTCTCCGGAGGAGAGTCTAAAGCAATTGTGTACAATAAGTTTATCGATAGTATCTTAATGGAGCTTGCTTTGATCGTTGGGGTGGTTCACCTTGCCTTAGGGATGTTGCGGTATTCGCGTTTTCGCTATTCCGGTCTGGGATGGATTATTTTCATGATTTGTGCTTACTTGTACGTTCCAACCTATTTGCATGCAGTGTCTATAATCCACTATGTATTCCATGTTCCGTATGTTTTGGGGGCGACTATTGGCTATTATGGAGTCTTTGTAGGAATAGGTGTAGCAGTGCTTCTTGCAATAGTACAAAGAAGCTGGAGAGGTATTGACGAGGTTGTTGCTGTAATTCAGGTGTTTTCTGATGTCCTTTCTTACTTGCGTATTTATGCTTTAGGATTAGCGGGGGCAATGATGGGAGCTACCTTTAATCAAATAGGATCGCGCTTCCCAATGCTTATCGGATCAGTAATTATTCTCTGTGGGCATATGGTGAATATTGTTCTGTCTATTATGGGAGGGGTAATTCACGGGTTAAGGTTAAACTTTATTGAATGGTATCATTACTGTTTTGATGGAGGCGGGAAATTATTACGGCCCTTGAGGAAAATCGTTTGTAATGAAGATTTCGATGTTTAA
- a CDS encoding V-type ATP synthase subunit E, whose product MADLGANDKLKQICDALRIETLKPAEEEAEVIVCNAKEQAKRIIQDAKEQAKEIILSAEDQASHKIKQGEAALALAGKRTLESLKQAVENTIFREALAEWLEQITIDPEFVAKLMEAMISAVEGQGITGSLSAYIGKHVSPRNVNELLGKSVTAKLRKKSLIIGNFSGGVQLKVEDKDWVLDLSSEALLELFLRYLQKDFREMIFQGS is encoded by the coding sequence ATGGCGGATCTTGGAGCAAATGATAAGCTGAAGCAGATATGTGATGCTTTGCGAATAGAAACCTTAAAGCCAGCAGAAGAAGAAGCAGAAGTCATTGTTTGTAATGCTAAGGAGCAAGCTAAAAGGATCATCCAAGATGCCAAAGAGCAAGCGAAAGAGATAATTCTTTCTGCAGAAGATCAAGCGAGTCATAAGATAAAACAAGGAGAAGCTGCTTTAGCTTTAGCTGGAAAGCGTACGTTAGAGTCTTTAAAGCAAGCTGTAGAAAATACAATTTTCCGAGAAGCCTTGGCAGAGTGGTTAGAGCAGATCACAATAGATCCTGAGTTTGTTGCAAAGCTTATGGAGGCAATGATTTCTGCAGTAGAGGGTCAAGGAATTACAGGAAGTCTTAGTGCTTACATAGGTAAACATGTTTCTCCTCGTAATGTGAATGAGCTTTTAGGAAAATCTGTAACAGCAAAATTAAGAAAGAAAAGCCTTATAATAGGAAATTTTTCCGGGGGAGTTCAGCTTAAGGTGGAAGATAAGGACTGGGTGTTAGACCTGAGTTCAGAGGCTTTGCTAGAGCTATTTTTGCGCTATTTGCAAAAAGACTTTCGTGAAATGATATTCCAAGGATCTTAA